The Streptomyces spororaveus genome includes a region encoding these proteins:
- a CDS encoding DUF397 domain-containing protein: MSTDLKWFKSSYSGGDGDACLEVAVAWHKSSYSTSDGDNCVEVASGRDTVHVRDSKSTDGPVLDLAPASWAALTGWVSR; encoded by the coding sequence GGTTCAAGTCCAGCTACAGCGGTGGCGACGGCGACGCCTGCCTGGAGGTTGCCGTGGCCTGGCACAAGTCCTCGTACAGCACCAGCGACGGCGACAACTGCGTCGAGGTGGCCTCCGGCAGGGACACGGTCCACGTCCGGGACTCCAAGAGCACAGACGGCCCCGTACTGGACCTCGCGCCGGCGAGCTGGGCGGCGCTGACCGGCTGGGTCAGCCGGTAG